TCACAATGTTGCAAAACAACATCCAAACACACTAGAGCAACCAAATTTCTGCCAACCCATTATTTATCACCTGCAGCTCTTCTGCTGGAGCAAAGATTCCTGGGAAGCCCAAACTGTCCTAACTAGCCTCTCCTGTGAAGGACAGTGATGGAGAAGGTAAGGGAAAGGAACAAAAACTAGCAACATCTTATTATCAGCATTGGATCAGGGCCCCCTTAGGTGGCACTAAACCCTTATGAAGCATTACACAATAGAAAATAGAATTTTTGTAAAGGTTTCTTGGTAGTATCTATATGTGAGTTTAGCTGTCTTCCTTCTAAGGAAATAAAAGACAAGGAAGCCATGACATTTACCCCATGTCAACAGTGGCCAGCGCAAAGGTAGCTACTACAAGCCAAGATCGCTAGTCTTTCATACTGATGCCTTAAACACAGTTACTATTTCTCACCACTTATATGGTGCCTTTTTAGACATGAGAACTCAATGCTGAGAACACTGCAGAGATGATCTTTGAACACATTCAGCCTGGCATGGTACCTCAGTTCTCATAAATCCAATGCCAGAGCCCTGTAAACAGGAGGGATACCACTGTGCTTAGGAAAGGTTTCTCTCTCCCTTCAACTACAGCTTTCCAGGTAGCTCTGACAAAATAGTGTCTCTGCCCATTGCAAACTGCTGCCTATAGAAGTCAGGTGGCAGAACAGTCCTGGAAAGCTCTATTTGAGAGACACTAGACTACTTCCAAGGGATACTAGTACGTGGCATCATTCTGCTTAGTAATAGATTTTCCACACACTATCTGCAGtgatgcgggggaggggggaaagagagagagagagagaatatctcACTGGTGTAGAAATACTGCCTGGAGAGCCAACCGTATGGCAGACTTGAGTGGAAGATAGAGATAGGTTGGTTATTAAGTGACTATAAGAAAATAAGCTCATTTGTACATGCAGTAGTTTCTGAATCTGTTTAGGGTAGTGGTTGAGGGATAAGACAGGAAATGATTGAGCCTTCAACTATGATTGGGTGTTACGTTTCAGATTCCTGCTGAAGTGGGTATAGTCAAGAAGTATATGTATGTTATTAATGTGCAGTAGTTAGAGCACTAATGGAATTTTGAGTTCTATTGCCTGTACATACAGCAAAACTATACATGTAAGCCAGTTCACTACAGCACACAATAAGGCCAAAAAATATCAAGTTACAACTGAAAGCCATGTTTTATTCACAATATTTAGCATTCAGTCAATTCATCTTCTCTGTGCACAGAGGTGTCACCAAGCTAGGCAGTAtctcagagtgaaattcacctgcTCTCCCGCAGGGTGTGCATGTCAAACAGGTACTCTCCCATGCCATTCTGGGGCACTTCCAGGCGCTTCAGGTTGGTGAGGTGGTCTCCCAGCTGCTTGATGGCCTTCACCTGCTCCTCCAGGTAGTCAGACTTCAGAAAGTCacatagctagagagagagaaggaagaataGATATGACCTGTTCTGCTGTACTGTCACTTGATGTTTAAGTGACTGTGTAGAGAGGATGAAAAATTGGAATTTCAGTCCTATAAAAAGTTTTGTTACTTCCACATTTCATCCCAACTCAACTGCTAGGCAAGATTCCAAGGGAATAAAATATatgaggaagaaaaagaaaaaatgaaaatcagaAGAGCTCTATGTTTCTGAAAGAAACAATATTAATGGAAGAACAGTaaacaccacaaaaaaaaaaatcaaatgcacatatacaaaatggggagTAGCTGGCTAGGCAGTTGTACTGTGCTGCTGAAAAGGAACTGGGAGTTATAGTGCATGACaaactgaatgagtcaacaatgtgatacaattgtggaaaaagctaatattctgGACATTAACAGAAGTGTTGAGTGAGAGACGCAAGAGATAGTTGCCTTCTTTACTAGGCCcaagctgcagtactgtgtccagttctgagtgccacacttAAAGAAAGAGATGGCTAccctggagagagtccaggggagaGCAACAAATATGATAAGAGGTTTAGAATACTTGACCTATGAAGCAAGCTTTAGAAACTGAGCATGTGTAGTCTTTAGAAAAAGAGGGAGTGAGCAGGGAtccataacagtcttcaaatacgctAAGGGCActtacaaagaggatggtgatcaattgtcaTCCATGcctactgaaggtaggacaagtagaaACAGGCTtaatatgcagcaagggagatttaggtttggTATTAGGAAgagctttctaactgtaaggatagttaagcctGGGGAAAGGCTTCCAATGAGGCTGTACAATCCCCACCATTAgaggttttaagaacaagttgcATGAACatttgtcagagatggtctaggtttacttggtcctgcctctgcaGAAAGAGCTAGACTAAATGACCtttagaggtcccttccagccctacatttctatgatttagcTCTAGATGGAAAcctcaaaaaaaaattggagtTTCCTAATCAGGACAAAATTCCAAACACCACATTTTGGCTAAGTTTGACATGGAACCTGTCTGCCTGAACTGCTGTGGTGTCTCATAGGAGTTGGTGTTCTGGTGCCAcatgcccccattctcctccGTAAGCCTGAGAGCCCAATCAGACAACATTCCATAGACGACACACCACTGTGATTCAGCCAGAGAGAAAATGGGTGTACCATGTGAGTTGTAGCATGGACAGAGCACTTTGCCAACAGATAAGAAGGGGGATAGGAGTCATCTGCAACCCCATGAAGCTCCATGGCAGTTCACGATGAGAGATTGTGTTACAATGACCCAAAAGTTAAATTGTtcagctttccccccccccccacacacccccaacagAAATCTGAAAGATATTGGTAGAAAGATGTTTCTCCAATGGAAACTTTTCAATTTTGTAGAAACCACGTTTTCCATCAAACATCATTGACAGAAGATTCCTGTCTTGCTCCAATTGTGGACCAGATCATCACTTTTGACATCACTTgtcaaatcagcatagctccattgagaaCCTGGGCCTGTttcagtgcagtgcagggttgaGTGCCAAGCAGCTTGTTCATGGTCAACTACATAGGGAGAGGTATTGTGTCTATGTGTCACTGAGCACTTGCAGTTAAAATGCCCTCCATTTTGTGAGATTACCGTTACATGGTGGAACTGCCAGTCAGGGAATCTCAAACAGATAAATGTCTTCTAGTTTGAAAGATTCTAAATAGGCCAACAGCCACTGTTGTCATATAAGAAATCTCCCACTCCCTGCCAAGAAAAGGTAGCTTATGTTCCCATATACATCTCCGCTTCAGTCTCAACTCCCACTCATACTCACATGGGGGTCATTCTGCTCTGTAGCcagcttgtgcatgtccagcaagGCCTGGTTCAGAGTCTTCTCCAGCTGCAGGGCACATTCCAGGGCCTCCTGGCCATTCCCCCACTCATCCCGCTCTGGCTTCTGTACAACCCCAAACAGAAAGTTATGTGCCCTTTAACAAATGGACTTCTAGCTTCACTTATTGAAGTCTGTGTCTTCTTTAGTATGCAATACCTCTGTTTGGCCAAGCCCCACTGCTTCACTTTCTATCACCCGTGTGCCTCCCTGTTACAGGGAGTTCATTCCCCTCACTGAAGCTTTCACTGGGCTTTTGTTTAACTTATTTTCTTAGTTATTCCTATTTCAAGCAATATGCCTCAATGCTGTATCAGATTGTGGTAACACCAGTTAGAGCTAAAATTTACTCAGACCGGTGCGCTGCAAGCTTCTTGCACTGGTAGACCTGTATGACTATCAACTTGGCAGAACATTTCCCTTGGTATTCTAGGCCAAATGCTTTCCTCAAACCACCACCTCTTTACCACAAAGATTAGCGGATGCCAGCCACCCCTCTCCTCCAAGCGAGGACACTAGTACTGTACATCTACTTCTGAAGCCCATACCTCATCAGAGAGCTAGGCAAACAGGTCAGCTAGCCAACTATTTAGAGAGCTGTTACTTGAGCTCATCTGTCATATTCCTGTAGGAGTCCATCAGTTACAGCCAAAAAAAACATACCTAAAACAAATACTTAGACTCCTGTTTTGCATGCTTAGTTCCAGAGATACTTCTCTTGCACCCAGATTGGTTTCTCACCTTTATGTCCTGCAGGATAATACGTCCTCCTCGTCTGTTCTGGTATTTCAGGAACTTCTCTGCATGTTCCCTTTCCTTGCGGGACTGCTCCCTCTGGAACTGAGCCATGTGCCTCAGGGCCACGTCATCACGGTCAAAGTAATAGGACTGAGGAGAGACATAGGAGATCAATGGAGCCAACTAGACCTATAGAGGAACTATATATTCCATCATCTGTCATTAGACAAGTGTACAGCTACCTGTTTAATACCATGTGTAATAAGGTGTGTACATAATAGACATGGTCTGAACACCAGTGCAGGAATTGCCAGACTCTATAAAACCTGTGACCCATCCAGTAGCTAGCATCAGTTACTTCAAAGGAAGGTCCAGGACCTACACATTAGGCACAGGTGATGCAATCTGCCTCCTCATGGATGTCTCATCCTAAAACTAAGAAGAGATTGGCTTAAATATGAGGTTTTTATCCATTCCAATACTTTTGTATTAACTGTTCTAACTctagatattcttgttatccatgtaACTATCCAATCCctctttaaatattaaaaatattcttgGCCTTGATAACATCTGTGGTAATGGATCCCACAGCCTAATTACACATTGTCCCCCATCTCCATACAAGGACGCACTGAACTGCTCACTGAGCAGATACCTTCACTGAGTTATCCACAATGAACACAGCCACACAATTTTAAAAGCAACTGAAACATTAAAGTGCAGTAGAGGCATATATTCTTAGGTGATTAATACAATGGGAATTACAGTTACAGACGCTTCCCCACTACTGACTCTGCTCTGGAGCTACCTCAGATTTAGAGCTCTCTTttccctgcttcctcctccacactCAGTCTAACCACCTGCTTGGAAGCACAGAATGGCTACAGTGTAACATGGGAGATGTAATTCTCTATTTCAGGCACCCAGGGTGGACTACaatcagggccgactccaggcatcagcattccaagcaggaGCTTGGGGCGGCAGTCCGAGTGATTTTTCCCCCCAAGCAGCAAGCCAAATTGCCTCCGCAgacagcaggggcagtccgtgtgctgttAGGGTGGCACGCGTGTTTCCgtggcggtggcaattcggcagcagcttctatgttcagctgtgcGCAgcagcgcagcttctgtcttccagctgaagacagaaactgccactgaattgccaccgccgCTGAAACGTGTCTGCAGCCCTAACAGTGCAAGAACTGCCCCCGCTgtctgcggcggcaattcagcatgctacttggggaggcaaaaactgTAGAGTTGGCCCTGACTACAACACCCATGAGGCACCAAGGCAACTCAGGCAGATGCCGGTcactgtcaaaccaacctgaaacaaaacattttgagcaTCCAGGCAAAATATTATAGTGTTTCCTAATTGAGGCTTTTCGTTCTACAAAATTTTACAATTCCATCCTGATCCAAgataaaaacaaatgttgaaatatcagTTTCTCctcagaaaaataaaattctcattTTCAAACGGGTGTGCTGCCTGGAAACTGCATGCTGCTAGATAGTAACAATATACAGTTCAAATCTAAATTACCTTTGTAACTGGATAGCATTTCTCCTCTCTATATCTATAAGCTCCCCATGCTAGAAAGGAGTGCTCAGTTTTTAGGCTATATATTTTTCAGAAGTTATAGGAAAACTGGCCTAAGTGGAGTGTAAAGCAATAAGTATATTGGGGGACTACATTAATTAAATTAGAAAGATCAGAAGGGCTGTATGTCTATAATTGCTTTAGAGTCGACCAAGAAGGACTTACCATGTCTGTCTGCCCTATTGATATTTGACAAGTATAGACACCAAGTATGATAAGACATTTAGGCTGGTGTCTTGGAGGATAGCTAGGAATGATGCACAGAAATAGACTGAATATCACAAAAGACTTTTGACAAGATTTATCAGCCTGTGGAAACCACGATTTAGGGCTTTGAAAGCTGTACAAACTAGccaccaaattttaaaaaagtactaTGAGAAACAATCCAGATTTAGCAGAGAGATTGAAGAGTCTTTTCCCACCTCagtacttaaaataaataaataaagcagctTCTAAGTTTTGCCCCAAACAGCTGCAGTTCAGAGCATTGCTCAGGAAAAGAGCTTTTAGAAGTGCTTCTGTTTTAAACCATTAGGCATACTCACTATAGAGAGATATACATAGCTAGCATACAGTTCCAAGTTCACCATCCGATTGATAGCAGCCATACATTCACGATGAAAGTTTTGACACAACTGGGACTCCATTACACTACTACTCATAGCTGGCTATAAATTTCAGTATAAACTAACAATTTAAACACCACTGAAGCCAGAGTCTGGGTCACATTCCACATCTAGCATTAATACTCTTCAGGGTAGGATGAGTGTGCTTGTCATGGGCTCTCCAACCAATTGAAATGTCTCCTCTAATCCAGGAACCAGTCAGCATTCTGGGGATGGTTTGTAACAGAATTGCCCCAACTGAGCAGATGATTCAGTAATACAAAGCACCTGTTGTCCTGTAATTTTAGAGGTTTATTGATACTTTCTTAGAACAGCATAGTCACTACAGGAAAATCTCTGGTTTTTGTGCAAAGAAAGTGGGTTAGTAATTACACCCAATTTCCCAAGGAAGAAGAGCTAGAATGGGAAGTTTGAGGGAATTATGCCTGTGATGGCATGTCTTATTGTTTCCAATGCTATCTTTTGAATGGTGTCAAGGCTACTTACCTACCAATAAAGCTGTTTGATAATCTGCCTGTTATATGGAAAGCTCTGAAGTCCTGCTTCCCCAGAACCACTCAGTTCAGGGGTCTAGATCTGGAATTTTGGATTGACCCATTCTAGAGTGGAGCCAGCTGCAACGTCCAGACCCAGATATGAACATCCTCAGCACTCAGGTATTTTTGGATGTGGGATTTTGGTTCAGAGCCACCTCTAGTGTCTGTACATTCAGATCACCTGATGTCTGTCACAAAACACAGAGCAGTGATAGCGGAGATATCAGAGAGTAATGAGGTGAATCTGTGGCAGGGacaaaggaaagcagcagaaacCAGAGGAAGTGGCAGAAACAATCAGGAACTGCTGAAAAACTCATAAGAATCTGATGTACCTGACAGGAGCATCTTCAGAACACAGAGGAGTAAGAATAGTCAAGACATAGAAggataggggaaaaaaatcaaactgaagtggGAATAAGAAGAATGTGGCATGATGTGACAGGCTAATGCATTTGTAAATATCAGGAGCTTAAGTAGAAGTGTAGTAACCACTGTGGTCATCTTGGGTCACACACTGGGGACTGAATTGGAGAACCTCCAGAACTTGAAAATTGAGCTAATACAGCTTGAGTTTTAAAGCTAAAGCTTTCTCAGTGAGGCTGCAACAGCCTCATTTCCTCTACGAAAGGGACACTGAGGCAGACCtataacacacactcacccatgGGTTACGTGGCTGTGTTTGTAGTTCTTGATATTACAGATGAGTTCTTCATCGGTACGCTCTCTTTTTGGATTTTCTGATGGTAGCTACAAAAACATCCATGACCAATTTTCTAAGAACACCAGAAAACAGAGCTAATGGATCTATTGGAGAAAGCACACtccaatatttttgcaaaaaagGCACCAACTCAAGGAACTCTCATTTCATTTATAAAAACGTGTGTATTATGCATATGATGGAGAAATTGTTCACCAGGGCACATGGTGCAATTGGATTCATTCTGCACTGCAATTTCCTCAGCGCCCCACTATTTGATTTCCTTTCTCAGGAAATATCCCTTCACCCAATAACTCTGGGCCTAGTTTTCAGGAACAAACTCTACAGAACTCAGTTAAACAATACAAGTCAGACTTATATTTAATAGATTATAGACAATGTAAAGTAAACAGGTGGGTGGAAAAATTCAGCTGCCTACACAACCCTCGTTTCTCCCCCAACTCTAACATGTGCTTTGGGGTTGTGTGATTAGATAAACCATGAGTTTATGCCATCAGAGCCTCAGAACTTCCACTGCCCTGGAGTTAATCATGGATTTCCCAGAGTTCTATCGTGTAAGGAATTCTCCCATATGCAGTTAATAGTACTGGTCTTTCTATTAAGGGACCTGGATGTACAAGTTACTGTAATACTGTTTCTTGATGTATGGCTTTGATACAAGCTGTTCGCAGAGGAGTTTTTTAGTCAGTGTAGTTCTCCTCAACAGCCTAGTGTCTTTAAATAGCTATTGAAAATAAGCTGAGTTTGTTTTGTATCCTAAAAGATCTAACCCAACAACCTCCATGGCCTTACTAAAGAGAGAGCACCTGTATTCACTTACATGCTTACACCATTAAGAGCTACTAATCAGAGAGTACTAGCCCTAGCAAAACTTGTTATCCTCAACCAAACATCTTTACAAGAATTCTCTTTTTGTCACACGTCTAAAATACATTGTACTCTCTATTTagaatactagaacaaataaggCCTTACCGCTGACAAGTAGATATAGCTAGCATATAGCTCTAGGTTCATTGTGTGATTAACATCAGCCTCACTCTCAGAGGGAAAGTTCTGACACACCTAGAAGTCCATATCTTTGCCTAAAAAAAATAGGTATAAAATACTAACTTAGAGCCTGTTCTAACACTACTGAATGAAGAACCCATCCCCAGAATAAATGTAGATGCCTCTACCCTAGCACAGCTGGTGCTAATACCATCCCTAACAAGGTGGGAGTGTGACAGGCAGCTACTGCCATCCAATGGAAATATACTTCTTCATCAGTGCTACTCAGCACTGTAGGTGGGGCTGTGACAGTATTTCCATTGCGGAAAAAAGGACTTTGGTGTATAGCTAACTTGTTACAATGATATTGCTGAGGAGAGGAGGACCATATCAAGCAGAATGCTCTCTAGTTTCTCGTGGTTTTTAATGCATTATATGTGTAATGATTACAAGTCGCCTAATAAATATGTCTGCTCACAGTGGTCTGTAATGAGGTAACTAAAATGTAGAGCTTGGGGGCATGTTCCTTGGAGCATGCATGGTGTTTTTTGTGGTATTTCCTAGGCATCCATACAGTTCTCTGTATGGGTGTTCTGTGAAACTTCGCTTCCCTGTTACAGTGGAAGCTCTGGAGGGTCTTCTCTGTTAATTTAGCTCTCCCTACAGTAATGCCTTTTACACACTCATGCTCTGCGGTCATGGATAGTCCACACCTGATGACAAGAGGGACAGTCTACTGCTAGAATGTTAGCAAGCCAGAAAACTAGAGCAGAGAAGTACTGGCATGACTCCTTACGTTCTCTAGTAACTAGGATGATGGTGGAGGAGACAGTTAGCAAGTGGCTTTAATCTTGTCCTACTACTTACAGGAGAGGGGCATCTGATATGGCTGCGATGTTAGCTATTACATTGGCGATGGCCCATAGGAGTATTTAAGGTAAGTATGGGACAGGGGGAAGGTGCCATATTAATGGCCATGACAGAAACCTTTATATACAGTTTTAATAGATACCACCCATCTGGGATATCAGGAGTTTGCTGGCACTAGCACCCAAAGACAGTGTGGGAGGAAGGGGCCTTATATTTCCAAATCTGAAAGTTCAGATCCCCATAACTGAGCACAAGCAACAACATGCATTTACTCCAATCTGTGTCAATCACTTGAGCAAAAGCCTTTCAAGAGTGTTTTCCTGGTTCTATCCATTTTTAATGTGTCTTGGTTTCTGGCGGTTTACTGATTCTGTGCAGTATGGGGATAGTAGACTAGCCAGGAGTCAGTGGGAATTATTTACATATATTGGCTGTATTTAACCGGTTCCAAAATAAGTAACTGCTTTCATGAGTGGGTAATCTGAAGAACTAAAAAGTCAGAAAGCTACAAGATATATATAATTTAGCATAGCAGAGAAAAATACAGTTTGATATTAGCATATACACTAGGCAAGGTTTGGCACTCTGTTCTCTGTAAGGTCCCAGAGCAGCAAACACGTATTGAACTTAATTAATCTGAGCAGACCCAGTGAAAGCAATAGAAGTTCTCctggtagtaaagttaagcacatacatacatacatcttTGCAGATTGGAGCCTTCATCATAActcatggggaggggggaaaatctGTGCTTTGGAGCTGAAAGTCTCCATCTTTAAGTCTTTGCCCAAAAAGTGAGTTTCCATTTTCATGAAGGGAAGAAGAATGGGGAATTCAAGGAAAATGCTGATTTTCTTTGTATTATGGGCAATggaatgaaaattttaaaatatacgtGAAATGTTTAAAGAGATTCAACTTTCAGACTCGGgtgcctaaatccatattttggcCTCAATCTTGCAACAAGCTCCGTGCAGGCAGATCCCTGCCTCCACACAGAATCTCATAGATGTCCATGGTGTTCTACATGGGTAAAAGGATTCACCAATGCAGGACTCATTGCAGGAGTAGGAACTTAAATGCATAAGTTTCCAGATATTCCAGGGTGCTGACCATCTACAACTTTCTGTGGCATCAAGTCAACCTGATGCATGTAAGATTGAAAAGTGTACCCCTAGGTTTTATAAATAATCACGGACCCAAAAAGAATTTTGCATTGTACATACAGATCCTCTTGAAACAGTTTAAACAACCTTCTGACACTGCAGCCAGCGCTGTGCTGGCTGTGGGTATACATTTAACCTAGGAAGACAACACGCACAACTGTGATTTGATTGAAGTTCTACTTTGAAGATTTCTTTTGAAGATACAGAATATTAACTGAACAAAGTAAATGAAACCAGAACAGCCACAAAGTGTGAGCTAAAGGTTAATAGCAATAAATCATGTATTATCAAGAGATCAAACACTTTTATAGAATGCCATCTTCCATTTCTTAAAGTCAGTAAGGGATAGGATAGAAATAATTCAATATATAGGTGAAGTGAGTATGAAAAGCTAGAATGATTCAGTAAAGTTTTACAGCCCAGTTAATAAAGTTATTCCTTAAATTAATCCAATAGTGATTTTAGGTGGAATGGGCATTTATGCATTATCTTGAGCTTCTCCAATCTATGTCTGTTCTTCACTCCACCCCATAGCCCTAGTACATGGGGctataaaaaaaaatggattcaTTTCTACCACTAGAAACTATTTCCACTTATTGCAATAATTGCACTACTACACACTGAATGGGGAAACAAGAAAGTAGCAGTAATGAACCAGGTTTGAGAGAATGAAACAATTACACTAGGAATACTTCATGCCTGCCAAAAGCATGGTCCCAAGGACAATCAGTGCAGCTATTAACTTCCCCAAACTTATACTGAGCAACAAATGCCTCTTGCAGCTATGCCCTGTAGAATGTTCTCACTGGAGGGaaaaacaaacaccacacacTCTTGCTTTGTTTCATG
Above is a genomic segment from Gopherus flavomarginatus isolate rGopFla2 chromosome 14, rGopFla2.mat.asm, whole genome shotgun sequence containing:
- the LOC127034485 gene encoding ferritin heavy chain A-like translates to MSSSVMESQLCQNFHRECMAAINRMVNLELYASYVYLSISYYFDRDDVALRHMAQFQREQSRKEREHAEKFLKYQNRRGGRIILQDIKKPERDEWGNGQEALECALQLEKTLNQALLDMHKLATEQNDPHLCDFLKSDYLEEQVKAIKQLGDHLTNLKRLEVPQNGMGEYLFDMHTLRESRSFLNVKSIGSKQLLCGTPLETFLLTGDSPFPMFLIGQ